The sequence below is a genomic window from Candidatus Eisenbacteria bacterium.
GTGATCTGCTGATCGCGGCCCTCGAGCAGGAGGGATGGAACCAATCGCGGGCGGCCCGGCGCCTCCGAGTCACGGAGACGAGGGTCCGCAATCTCATGCGCCGCCACGGAGTCAATCCTCGAAATCGCCGAGGGCGTCCCCGCAAGACTCGAGGGGGCGGGCCCTCTTCCGATCGGTAGGGAGCGGAGGCGGCTTGCCATCGATTCACGACAGCGTCCGCGAAATGCAGGAGCGCAATCCGAGGATCCAGTACAGGGCGCTCGATCCCGGCCAGGTTCAGCGGTTCCTCGTCAAGCTCGGCTACAGCGGTCCCTATGACCGATGCAAGTACGACGTCATCTACTTCCACGAGGAAGGGAATGAAAAGGCGATGGTCGTATGGGGGATCGTGGAGGACTGACGCTCCTCGGGGCGCCGGGATCGCCGGCATAGACAAGGCCGCGCCTCTCCTAGGCTGGGCTCGGGTGTGAGGAGAGAGGCGCGGCCGTTCTTGTCAGGGGGTTGCGACCCCATCCCCCGATCCATGTTTCCCTACCGCCGCCACACCAGGGGGACGGGAGCCTCTCTTGCAGCGCCCGTGCCAGGCGGGATGCCCGGGGCTCCTCTTCTGCTGCAGCGGGTTACGTGATCTGCCCCCGGCGCGGAGGGTGCGGAATGCATGGCCGCCCCTGCGGAACGCGGGGCGCAGCGCGAGAGATGACAGTGATCGTCGCGCCGCGCCCGCCCGCATCCCCGATCCGGACGAATGCGTTTAGCGGAGGTTCTCGCCCCTGTCCCCTTCCCTGAGGAGCTTCTCGATGACCCAGGAGACCTCCTCGTCCATGTAGGGCGTGTAGCCCACGTGGCGAAAGCGGATCTGCCCCTGCTGGTCGAGAACGAAGAGCGTCGGGATCCCCTGCACGGCGTATCCCGTCGCGTCCTCCATGCTTGCGAGGCCTACGGTCATCGGGTAGCCGTTTTCCTTCCAGTACGGGGCGACGCGCGATCTGCCCGGGTCCTTTTCCCAGACGTTCATGCAGAGGACCTGGACAGGACGGTCCTTCATCTGGTCGTGGATCTGCCTGACCATCGGCAACGTCTCCCTGCATGGCCCGCACCAGGTGGCCCAGAAGTCGAGCACGACGACCTTGCCCTTGAGGTCGGCCAGCCTCACGGTGGCGCTGTCGAGCGTCAGCACCTGGAAGGCGGGCGCGGGCATGGAGATCATGTGGGAGAGCGTCGCTTCCCTCCGCTCCGGAAGCCTCTTTCCATGCTCCTTCGTGACCTTCTCGAGGATTGGGGCGAACTCGGGATTCTCTCGAAGCGGGGCGATCTCCGGATCCTTCATGAGGAGGCGGTGATCGTCGAACCCGCGTTGCGCCGCCTTCTTGAGCCAGTCCAGACCCTGCTGCACGTCGCTCGAGGCGAGGGCCTTCGCCGCGTTGAGCGCCTCGCCGGGGTCATCCGAAGCCATCTCGGCCAGCTCGAGCTGCGCCCGAAGCGCCACCTCCGGGCGGCCCTGCTGCTTGTGGATCTCGATCAGCGTCTTGCGGGCCCGCCTGTTCTCGGGGTGTTCCTTCGCGAAGGCCTCGATGCGCGCGAGCGCCTCCTCCGGGCGGCCCGCCATCTCGAGGTCGCGGGCCTCGAACTGCACAGGCTGAAACGCGCCCGGCTCCGTGAGCTGGGAGAGCCTGCGCACTTTGATGGCCGACTCATAGTCCTTCATCATCTCGTAGGCGGCCGCCAGCGTCTGGTATCCATAGGGATGATCGGGGCGGGCCCGCACCGCGTCGAAGAGGAGGCCGAACCCCTCGTCCACGCGCGGGGCGGGTCCGGACAGCAGGAAGATGCCGAGCACGCACCGGGCGTGGAAGTGCTGGGGCTCCTTGCTCAGGATCCCGCGCAGGACAGTCTCTGCGGAGGGGGTCCGCTCGAACAGGTTGGCGAGAAAGAGGAGATCGACGTTCGAGGGGTCCGCGGCCGACTTCGCTCTGTAGGTCGGCTCGATCTTCGCCCACTCGTTGGTCATTCGGGACAGACTGATGTAGTGCCTGTGAAGATCGAGCCAGTCGGGGTGCTTCTCGAGGAGCTTCTCGACGTCGGCGACATGCGCGCGGACCGCCTGCTCGTTCTGGAGCTGCTCGAAGGCCCTGAGGATCTCGGCGAGAGCGGGATCGGCCTTCCAGACCCCCGGCTTCAGATCTGCCGGGACGGGGGGCGCCCCCTGGGGGGCCTGTCCCATCACGGCGATGGGGGAGAGCGGGGTCATGGCCCCCGCGAGAAGAAGAGCGATGATGAAGCCGCGCATTCAGTCCTCCTTCGTGCCTATGCGCTGTCGCGATCGGGAAATGGGCATAACCTTATAAGTCTACGCGACTCGCCGCCCACCGGGCAATGCGCGCCTCCGGTCCATGCCAGGACTCCACCTGCTAACCGGCGCTGCGCATCCGAGTTCCGTAGCTGGGCCTGTCTCTAGAAACTGCAGGCCTGAAGCCTTCCGCCGTGGAGGGCGCGCAGAAGTCGCGGCGGATCCCAGGGCATGGCCAGCGGGAGGGCTGTGGAGATCCTCCAGGACCAGTGTCCGTGCGGATGACCCCGGCTCATCCGCCTGCCGTAGGCGATCGCTGGAACGATCCTGAGGGGACCGGCGCGGGCGAGCACGCGGGCCTCGGCTCCGAAAGCGACGCGCGTCTTCTCGTCGGCGAATCGCGCCGACCCGCCTCCCCAGGGATGGCCCGCCTCGACGAAGGGAGCCAGGATTCCTCCCTGCAAGGCAAGGCCGGGGGCCCTGACGCCGAGATCGGGGATGGCCTGCAGCCGCGTCTCGATATTGGCGTGAAGGACGAAGCGCGCCTGCCGCTGGAGCGGCCAGCCCCGCAGGAAGACCGCGCCGTCGATTCCCGGGAGCGTGGGGCTGATGGCGTGGCTCGGGTCGGCGTCGAGTCCCTCGAACTCCTGCGGCGGCAGGCGCGAGGAGGTTCCCCGGAAGCCCCCCTCGATCCAGAGGGATGACCGCGCGGGAAGAGGCAGGGGCAAGGCCGCGAAGGCTTGCGCCGAGAGGCGCGTGAAGTCGCTTCCCCCCCTCCAGGCGCGGATCGACCGGCGGGCTGTGGCCTCCATCCCATAACCTCTGCGCATCGTCACGGCGCCCCGCCCGTCGGGCGGAAGATGCATGAAGGCCGCCTCGCCGCCCAGGAGCAGGCCAGACCAGGAGCGGGGAACTCCGAGCGGGGTCGCGAGCGAGCGGCCTCCGAAGCGCGGGAGCCTGCTCTCCGTCCCCACGAAACCGGTGGCCCATGCCTGGGTGTTCGGATCGGACTCGACGTGCAGCGGGGCGAGGAGCGCGACTCCCGTCGCTTCCCGCCGCTCCACCAGGAGACGGTCGTTCAGGACGCGGCGCGGCAGGAGCGCGGAGAGGTGGTAGGCCGCGACCCATGGCCCCCATCTCGAGGTGATGTAGAGGAGGCCGCGATCGGGATTCGACGCCTGCCGTCGCGCGCTGAACAGGTAGCCTCCCCAGGCATGGCGTATGAGAGGCTCGGCCCATGCGCCGATCCATCCCAGTCCGACCCGGCGCGATTGCGGACCGACGAGGGGTAGCTGAAACCAGGATCGCACC
It includes:
- a CDS encoding redoxin domain-containing protein; protein product: MRGFIIALLLAGAMTPLSPIAVMGQAPQGAPPVPADLKPGVWKADPALAEILRAFEQLQNEQAVRAHVADVEKLLEKHPDWLDLHRHYISLSRMTNEWAKIEPTYRAKSAADPSNVDLLFLANLFERTPSAETVLRGILSKEPQHFHARCVLGIFLLSGPAPRVDEGFGLLFDAVRARPDHPYGYQTLAAAYEMMKDYESAIKVRRLSQLTEPGAFQPVQFEARDLEMAGRPEEALARIEAFAKEHPENRRARKTLIEIHKQQGRPEVALRAQLELAEMASDDPGEALNAAKALASSDVQQGLDWLKKAAQRGFDDHRLLMKDPEIAPLRENPEFAPILEKVTKEHGKRLPERREATLSHMISMPAPAFQVLTLDSATVRLADLKGKVVVLDFWATWCGPCRETLPMVRQIHDQMKDRPVQVLCMNVWEKDPGRSRVAPYWKENGYPMTVGLASMEDATGYAVQGIPTLFVLDQQGQIRFRHVGYTPYMDEEVSWVIEKLLREGDRGENLR